A region of Sphingomonas sp. DNA encodes the following proteins:
- the murJ gene encoding murein biosynthesis integral membrane protein MurJ, whose product MNLIKATGTIGGLTMVSRVLGFAREMVFARIMGAGMAADAFALAFLIPNLFRRLFGEGAFAAGFVPLFSQRLNGEGGMEEARRFAEEVMAVFLPILIAVTAIFMIFMPAFVWMLASGWRDDPEKFALAVELTRITFPYVIFISLVSLFSGVLNSLTKFAAAAFAPALLNIALIAAQLVVPDGGPETARAMAFGVIAGGVLQLALCWGSVQRLGLPIGFRWPRMTARVKELLLLILPATLGSGIYYISQFFYAYFATRLPEGSLVYLGFADRLNQLPLAIIGSALGTAILPTISRAVDRGEDGRAAHVQGQATELSMLLTLPAAIALIVTAGPIVAALFQGGRFTAEDAATTGLVLSIIVAGLPAYVMIKVLTPGFYARKDVKTPVKIAFAILGVAVAANFLLIPILGIAALALTTAGSAWLNAIALYAILHARGHFRMEGWLIGRIARQLVAAAAMAAVLWLLQGQLMEYFDGSAGRRILAVGALVSAGGLVYFSIAWFIGAMNREDILILLKRKKVSE is encoded by the coding sequence ATGAACCTCATCAAGGCGACGGGCACGATCGGCGGGCTTACCATGGTCAGCCGCGTGCTCGGCTTCGCGCGCGAGATGGTGTTCGCGCGGATCATGGGCGCCGGCATGGCCGCCGACGCCTTCGCCCTCGCCTTCCTGATCCCCAACCTGTTCCGCCGGCTGTTCGGCGAGGGCGCCTTCGCGGCCGGCTTCGTGCCCCTGTTCAGCCAGCGCCTCAACGGCGAGGGCGGAATGGAGGAGGCGCGCAGGTTCGCCGAGGAGGTGATGGCGGTCTTCCTGCCGATCCTGATCGCGGTCACCGCCATCTTCATGATCTTCATGCCGGCCTTCGTCTGGATGCTGGCCTCGGGCTGGCGCGACGATCCGGAGAAATTCGCCCTCGCCGTCGAGCTGACGCGGATCACCTTCCCCTATGTGATCTTCATCAGCCTGGTCTCGCTCTTCTCGGGCGTGCTCAACTCGCTGACGAAATTCGCCGCCGCCGCTTTCGCGCCGGCCCTGCTCAACATCGCCCTGATCGCGGCGCAGCTCGTCGTGCCGGACGGCGGGCCGGAAACGGCGCGCGCGATGGCGTTCGGCGTGATCGCCGGCGGCGTGCTCCAGCTCGCCTTGTGCTGGGGCAGCGTCCAGCGGCTCGGCCTGCCGATCGGCTTCCGCTGGCCGCGCATGACCGCGCGGGTGAAGGAGCTGCTGCTGCTGATCCTCCCCGCCACTCTGGGCAGCGGCATCTATTATATCAGCCAGTTCTTCTACGCCTATTTCGCGACCCGGCTGCCCGAGGGGAGCCTCGTCTATCTGGGTTTCGCCGACCGGCTGAACCAGCTTCCGCTCGCGATCATCGGCTCGGCGCTCGGCACCGCGATCCTGCCGACGATCAGCCGCGCCGTCGATCGCGGCGAAGACGGGCGCGCCGCCCATGTCCAGGGTCAGGCGACCGAATTGTCGATGCTGCTGACCCTGCCCGCCGCGATCGCGCTGATCGTCACCGCCGGGCCGATCGTCGCGGCCCTGTTCCAGGGCGGGCGCTTCACCGCCGAGGACGCGGCGACCACCGGCCTCGTCCTGTCGATCATCGTCGCGGGGTTGCCGGCCTATGTGATGATCAAGGTGCTGACCCCCGGCTTCTACGCGCGCAAGGACGTGAAGACGCCGGTCAAGATCGCCTTCGCGATCCTGGGCGTGGCGGTGGCCGCCAATTTCCTCCTGATCCCGATCCTGGGCATCGCCGCGCTGGCGCTGACCACCGCCGGATCGGCCTGGCTCAACGCGATAGCGCTCTATGCGATCCTCCATGCGCGCGGCCATTTCCGGATGGAAGGCTGGCTGATCGGCCGGATCGCGCGGCAGCTCGTCGCCGCGGCGGCGATGGCGGCGGTGCTCTGGCTGCTCCAGGGCCAGCTCATGGAATATTTCGACGGTTCGGCCGGGCGCCGCATCCTCGCCGTCGGCGCGCTCGTCTCGGCGGGCGGCCTGGTCTATTTCTCCATTGCCTGGTTCATCGGCGCGATGAACCGCGAGGACATATTGATTCTGCTGAAACGCAAGAAGGTGAGCGAATGA
- the trpS gene encoding tryptophan--tRNA ligase, with translation MTRPDKRVVSGIQPTGNLHLGNYLGAIRRWARMQDEVECIFFLADLHAVTVYNDPAELRANVNGMAAALIACGIDPDKSLLFNHARVPAHPEMAWLLSCTARIGWLNRMTQFKEKSGKNREGVSVGLYAYPILQAADVLLYQATHVPVGEDQKQHVELIRDIAAKFNTDYEVDLFRLPEPEIGATAARIMSLRDGTAKMSKSDPSDMSRINLTDDDEAIAQKIRKAKTDAAPLPDDVADLAGRAEALNLIGIYAALTDRTAQSVTQEYAGKGFGAFKPALAALLVETIAPIRARLKDFEADPATLEATLAKGGAKAAELAFPTLEGAYQALGLPR, from the coding sequence ATGACCCGCCCGGACAAGCGCGTGGTTTCCGGCATCCAGCCGACCGGCAACCTGCATCTCGGCAATTATCTGGGCGCGATCCGGCGCTGGGCGCGGATGCAGGACGAGGTGGAGTGCATCTTTTTCCTGGCCGATCTGCACGCCGTCACCGTCTATAACGACCCCGCCGAATTGCGCGCCAATGTGAACGGCATGGCCGCCGCCCTGATCGCCTGCGGGATCGATCCGGACAAGTCGCTGCTGTTCAACCATGCCCGGGTGCCGGCCCATCCGGAAATGGCCTGGCTGCTGTCCTGCACGGCGCGGATCGGCTGGCTGAACCGGATGACCCAGTTCAAGGAGAAATCCGGCAAGAACCGCGAGGGCGTCAGCGTTGGCCTCTATGCCTATCCGATCCTGCAGGCCGCCGATGTGCTGCTCTATCAGGCGACCCATGTGCCCGTGGGCGAGGACCAGAAGCAGCATGTCGAGCTGATCCGCGACATCGCGGCCAAGTTCAACACCGACTACGAGGTCGATCTCTTCCGCCTGCCCGAGCCGGAGATCGGCGCGACGGCGGCGCGGATCATGAGCCTGCGCGACGGCACGGCCAAGATGTCCAAATCCGATCCCTCCGACATGAGCCGGATCAACCTCACCGACGACGACGAGGCGATCGCCCAAAAGATTCGCAAGGCGAAGACCGATGCCGCGCCGCTGCCGGACGACGTCGCGGACCTCGCGGGACGCGCGGAGGCGCTGAACCTGATCGGCATCTATGCCGCGCTGACCGACCGCACCGCCCAGTCCGTGACGCAGGAATATGCCGGCAAGGGCTTTGGCGCGTTCAAGCCGGCGCTCGCCGCCCTGCTGGTCGAGACGATCGCGCCGATCCGCGCGCGGCTGAAGGATTTCGAGGCCGATCCGGCGACGCTGGAGGCAACCCTCGCCAAGGGCGGAGCGAAGGCGGCTGAACTGGCCTTCCCGACGCTGGAGGGGGCCTACCAGGCGCTGGGCCTGCCACGCTGA
- a CDS encoding DUF4136 domain-containing protein: MSLSKKLLTLAAPALLLALNACATGFPTQVSRFQAMPAPDGQSFVIQPARAENAGGLEFSQYADHIRRNLTELGYSEASSAQAATFVVEVDYGVDDGRERVVARPDPFWGSPWGYRPFYSRFGYFGRYRSPFYWGWHDPFWGGGYDIDSYTVYTSFLDMDIRRTADGQALFEGVAQARSRTNELPVLVPNLIEAMFTGFPGNSGETVRITVMPEREQRRN, encoded by the coding sequence ATGTCATTGTCCAAGAAACTGCTGACGCTGGCCGCCCCGGCTTTGCTGCTCGCGCTCAACGCCTGCGCGACGGGTTTCCCCACCCAGGTTTCGCGTTTCCAGGCGATGCCGGCGCCGGACGGCCAGAGCTTCGTCATCCAGCCGGCGCGCGCCGAAAATGCCGGCGGGCTGGAATTCTCCCAATATGCCGATCATATCCGCCGCAACCTGACCGAGCTGGGTTATAGTGAAGCGTCCTCCGCACAGGCCGCGACCTTCGTCGTCGAGGTCGATTACGGCGTCGACGACGGCCGCGAGCGCGTCGTGGCGCGGCCCGATCCCTTCTGGGGCAGCCCGTGGGGCTACCGTCCCTTCTACAGCCGTTTCGGGTATTTCGGCCGTTACCGCAGCCCCTTCTACTGGGGCTGGCACGATCCGTTCTGGGGCGGCGGCTACGACATCGACAGCTACACCGTCTATACCAGCTTCCTCGACATGGACATCCGCCGCACCGCGGACGGCCAGGCCCTGTTCGAAGGCGTCGCCCAGGCCCGCTCGCGCACCAACGAGCTGCCGGTGCTGGTGCCGAACCTGATCGAGGCGATGTTCACCGGCTTCCCCGGCAATTCGGGCGAGACGGTACGGATCACCGTGATGCCGGAGCGCGAGCAGCGCCGGAACTGA
- a CDS encoding DUF885 family protein → MLDRRTFLLSTAAGLAFASSRGAFAQEAPTGPAAELNALMDRALNDLFDESPEFVTTLGLDSGARADARARLNDRSRDAVLARHERDKQGFAALRRIDREALTGLDAVNYDTLHHYMETVVPTYDRFGYGTHGWPEPYTVSQLSGCYRSVPDFLDSRHPIATASDAEAYLTRLSDFARQIDNETARIGHEYGIGVVPPDFVIDKTLEQLASAAAAPAAESGLVTSLARRTAQRDIAGDWAARATRIVEGEVYPALTRQAEAVRGQRTGAVHDAGVWRLPDGGAYYEYGLRYATTTSMTADEIHQLGLDQMAELTARADEIFRAQGMTQGTVAERMGALARDPAQVYPNTDAGKERLLADLNAQMADMAERLPRAFGRIPRAPVEVRRVPVAIEAGSPGGYYQSPALDGSRPGAYYINLRDTAEWPKWTLPTLTYHEASPGHHHQIALAQESTAIPMLRRLMGFSAYSEGWGLYAEQLADELGVYDNDPYGRLGYIQSFMFRSARLVVDTGLHHKRWSREQAIRYMVETLGDQESSVTTEVERYCVWPGQATSYKVGQTRWLQLRESARARLGDRFDIKGFHDTALAAGGIPLAVLERVIEDWVASRSG, encoded by the coding sequence ATGCTCGATCGCCGCACGTTCCTGCTGTCCACCGCCGCCGGCCTGGCCTTTGCAAGCTCGCGCGGCGCGTTCGCCCAGGAAGCCCCCACTGGACCCGCCGCGGAGCTCAACGCGCTGATGGACCGCGCGCTGAACGACCTTTTCGACGAGTCGCCAGAATTCGTTACCACCCTGGGCCTCGACAGCGGCGCGCGCGCCGACGCGCGCGCCCGGCTCAACGACCGTTCGCGCGACGCCGTGCTGGCGCGCCACGAACGCGACAAGCAGGGTTTCGCCGCCTTGCGCCGGATCGACCGCGAGGCGCTCACCGGGCTCGATGCGGTCAATTACGACACGCTGCACCATTATATGGAGACGGTCGTCCCCACCTATGACCGCTTCGGCTACGGCACCCATGGCTGGCCTGAGCCCTATACGGTCAGCCAGTTGAGCGGATGCTATCGCAGCGTCCCGGATTTCCTCGACAGCCGCCATCCGATCGCGACCGCCTCCGACGCGGAGGCCTATCTCACGCGCCTGTCCGATTTCGCCCGGCAGATCGACAACGAGACCGCCCGGATCGGCCATGAATATGGGATCGGGGTCGTTCCCCCCGATTTCGTGATCGACAAAACGCTGGAGCAGCTTGCCAGCGCCGCCGCCGCGCCTGCGGCGGAATCGGGTCTCGTCACGTCACTGGCGCGCCGCACGGCGCAGCGCGACATCGCCGGCGACTGGGCGGCGCGCGCCACCCGGATCGTCGAGGGCGAGGTCTATCCCGCGCTGACGCGGCAGGCGGAGGCGGTGCGCGGCCAGCGCACCGGCGCGGTGCACGATGCCGGCGTCTGGCGGCTGCCGGACGGCGGGGCCTATTATGAATACGGCCTGCGCTACGCGACGACGACGTCGATGACCGCGGACGAAATCCATCAGCTCGGGCTCGACCAGATGGCCGAGCTGACCGCCCGCGCCGACGAGATTTTCCGCGCGCAGGGCATGACCCAAGGCACCGTGGCGGAGCGGATGGGCGCGCTCGCCCGCGATCCGGCGCAGGTCTACCCGAACACGGATGCCGGCAAGGAACGGCTGCTCGCCGATCTCAACGCGCAGATGGCGGACATGGCCGAGCGGCTGCCCCGTGCGTTCGGGCGCATCCCGCGCGCACCCGTCGAGGTCCGCCGCGTGCCGGTGGCGATCGAGGCGGGATCGCCGGGCGGCTATTACCAGTCGCCGGCGCTCGACGGTTCGCGGCCCGGCGCCTATTATATCAATCTGCGCGATACCGCCGAATGGCCGAAATGGACGCTGCCGACGCTCACCTATCACGAGGCGTCGCCCGGCCATCATCACCAGATCGCGCTGGCCCAGGAATCGACCGCGATTCCGATGCTGCGGCGTTTGATGGGCTTTTCCGCCTACTCGGAAGGCTGGGGCCTTTATGCCGAGCAGCTCGCCGACGAGCTCGGCGTCTATGATAACGACCCCTATGGCCGGCTCGGCTATATCCAGTCCTTCATGTTCCGCTCCGCGCGGCTGGTGGTCGACACCGGCCTGCACCACAAGCGCTGGAGCCGCGAGCAGGCGATCCGCTACATGGTCGAGACGCTGGGCGACCAGGAATCGAGCGTGACCACCGAGGTCGAGCGCTATTGCGTATGGCCGGGCCAGGCGACCAGCTACAAGGTGGGGCAGACCCGCTGGCTGCAATTGCGCGAAAGCGCGCGCGCGCGGCTGGGCGACCGCTTCGACATCAAGGGCTTCCACGACACCGCGCTCGCCGCCGGCGGCATCCCGCTCGCCGTGCTGGAGCGCGTGATCGAGGATTGGGTGGCGAGCCGGAGCGGCTAG
- the dnaA gene encoding chromosomal replication initiator protein DnaA: MTAGNPGEERDVGMAPVAIAWESIRADLRRDCGARTFDGWLRPIALGGFDSDSGTLVLELPSQFMADWVQTHFAERLALAWRARLPEIRQILIGVGPAAPRTAAVVEIPAPEEPIPAKAAGGIYSVALEPRYRFENFVVGKANEVAFNAARTLAAADKVAFNPLFIHGGTGRGKTHLLHAIGHEFHRVRPRAKIIYMSAEKFMVEFVAALRANETIQFKQQLRSADLLMIDDVQFIAGKESTQEEFFHTMNEIISAGRRLAISSDRAPQDLDGIEPRILSRLSWGLVADINAADLELRLSIIQKKLEQLPDVKVPEDVVMFLARRISSNVRELEGALNRIAAYAAMQNRAIDLDFVAEVLANILRANQRRISIDEIQTRVSEHYRIRKAEMTSARRAREVARPRQVAMYLSKQLTPRSLPEIGRRFGGRDHTTVIHAVRQIEKLRAQDPELDSDIRLLTRQLES, encoded by the coding sequence ATGACGGCCGGGAATCCAGGCGAAGAGCGCGACGTCGGCATGGCGCCGGTCGCGATTGCCTGGGAATCGATTCGCGCCGATCTGCGTCGCGATTGCGGCGCACGCACTTTCGACGGCTGGCTGCGCCCGATCGCGCTCGGCGGCTTCGATTCGGATTCCGGCACGCTCGTTCTCGAACTGCCGTCGCAGTTCATGGCCGATTGGGTGCAGACTCATTTCGCCGAACGGCTCGCGCTGGCCTGGCGCGCACGCCTGCCCGAGATTCGGCAGATCCTGATCGGTGTTGGACCCGCCGCGCCGCGCACCGCCGCCGTCGTCGAGATTCCGGCGCCCGAGGAACCGATTCCGGCTAAGGCGGCGGGCGGCATCTATTCGGTGGCGCTGGAGCCGCGCTACCGATTCGAGAATTTCGTCGTCGGCAAGGCGAATGAGGTCGCCTTCAACGCCGCCCGCACCCTGGCCGCCGCCGACAAGGTCGCATTCAACCCGCTGTTCATCCATGGCGGCACGGGGCGCGGCAAGACGCACTTGCTGCATGCCATCGGGCACGAATTCCACCGGGTCCGGCCGCGCGCGAAGATCATCTACATGTCGGCCGAAAAGTTCATGGTCGAGTTCGTCGCCGCCTTGCGCGCCAACGAGACGATCCAGTTCAAGCAGCAGCTGCGGTCCGCCGATCTCCTGATGATCGACGACGTGCAGTTCATCGCCGGCAAAGAATCGACGCAGGAAGAGTTCTTCCACACGATGAACGAGATCATCTCCGCCGGCCGGCGGCTGGCGATCAGCTCGGATCGCGCGCCGCAGGACCTGGACGGAATCGAACCGCGTATCCTCTCGCGGCTGTCCTGGGGCCTGGTCGCCGACATCAATGCCGCCGATCTCGAGCTGCGCCTCAGCATCATCCAGAAGAAGCTGGAGCAGCTTCCCGACGTGAAGGTGCCCGAGGACGTCGTGATGTTCCTCGCCCGGCGGATCAGCTCGAACGTGCGCGAGCTGGAAGGGGCGCTGAACCGGATCGCAGCCTATGCGGCGATGCAGAATCGCGCGATCGATCTCGATTTCGTCGCCGAGGTCCTCGCCAACATCCTGCGTGCCAACCAGCGCCGCATCTCGATCGACGAGATCCAGACCCGCGTGTCCGAGCATTACCGCATTCGCAAGGCGGAGATGACGAGCGCACGGCGTGCCCGCGAGGTCGCCCGGCCGCGCCAGGTCGCCATGTATCTGTCGAAGCAGCTTACGCCGCGCTCGCTGCCCGAGATCGGCCGGCGCTTCGGCGGACGCGATCATACCACGGTGATTCATGCCGTGCGCCAGATCGAGAAATTGCGCGCGCAGGACCCGGAACTGGATTCCGACATCCGCCTGCTCACTCGCCAGCTCGAAAGCTGA